CCACCAGCACTGTCGTTTTTTAACGGCCAGGCGGGTGCTGGTGCCGGAGCCTTCCCATTGGTGATTGGTGGTGTAGGCGGGCGGGAACCATTTGTGTTCCCAGTAAAAATCGCGGCCGCGCGTGCCGTTGCTCTTCTTGATGTACCCCCAGACGCGGATCGTGTATTGCTGCTCGGGGATGTTGTAGAGGCCGACGGGCTTGCCGTAGATGTCGCCGCTGACGATGGTTTGCCATGGGCCGTTGCCGTATCTGATCTGGACGGTTTCGGCGCGGACCCCCCACCAGTTTCCTTGGTTGTCGCCGAAAGAGTTGACGAAGATGTATTGGGTGCCGTTGTAGGTGCGGACCTTGAAGCGCTCTTTATCTTGGCCCCAGATCACGTTGTACTCGGTGTTGCTACCGCCGACCTTCCGGACTTTCCAAATGGAGTGGGCCTGTCCGGAAGAGTTGTCAACGAAGCCATCGCGGTTCATGCCGAAGGGGTAGTAGTCGTCGAGTGTTTCGGCGGTCAACGATGCGGTGGCCCAGGACGACAGGAGCAAGCACGCGGCTACGCAAGAGAAAGATCGAAGCATGAGATGGGGCTCCAAAAGAACAGAAATGAAGGGACGCAGGACGCAGGTGAATTGGCAAGCGGACGGAATTGTGAAGCAGACGCAAGCGAGAAAGCGAGCAGTGAGGCGAAGCCCAAACAGGGAGACAGGAGCCGGCGAGGGGCCAAAATGTTCCGTGCTTGACGGGAAGTGTTCGGGAAGCTGTCGTAGAAATGAGGCGTGAAAGAAAAAATTCAAATATTTGAATTATCGATACCAACATTAGTGTTGGATTCTTCGCCGGTCAAGCTCGTTGAAACAATTGAGCGCGATGTGGGGCGCAGAGCGGATGAGCATCCTTGCGTGGATGTGAGGCTCTGTTAGGTGGGGCTATCAATGTTCGAGACGTCCGAAGCGTTCGCGTTTTACGGACACGTGTTTGGCTGGGTCGCGTCAATCGTCGTCTTGAGTTGCGCCGCTAGGCGTCCGCTTTCCATTGATCGTTTTCCTTCCGTCGAGGGCTTCTGCCCAGTGCGGGACCGGGCCGCACAGGTCGGTCCATGACTCGGGCTCGTTTGTGGTCGGATTGCTTGCCGTTGGGGTTACCGGTGGCAATGGTTGAGGTTCGGCGGGGTTTGAATCGGGCATGCTGGCTTCGGGGTTTGGGCTTCAGAGCGCGGCGACGAAGTCATCGCCACGGTCGAACAAGCCGGGCCTCGGGGAGAGGCCGGGCTTGGCACGGGAGAGCGGGGCTACTCGATTTCGTCGGCGGGGACGTTTTTGATTTCGGGCCATTTCGCGTCGGCCTTTTCGATGAATCCGGCCTGGTCGTCGTTAAGCTTCTCGGCAACGTATTCGTTGATGTTGAGGTATAGCTTGTCATCGATGACCGCCCAAACCAGCGGGTCGCCGTTGAACTTTTTGGCGATGGCTGCACCGAAGGCGCAGTAGCCTCCGTATTGCGGGGCGTAGTGGTCGGGGTTGGCGTCGAACATGGCCTTGTGCTCTTCGCTGACGAACCAATACTGCGCACCGTGATGGGTGGAGCTGACGGTGAAGTCGCCCTCCATGGGCTCGCGCTCGGTGAAGTAGGCGACGGGGTCGTAACAGCCGATGGCCAAGCCGGTCTTGCCAGTATTGATGGGTTCTGGAGCGGCGTCACCAGCCGATGCGGCACCTGGGGGCAGGCCAACGGCTAAGAATACGGCGAACGCAAGAATGGATGGCTGAGCAAAACTTAATCTCATCGCAAACTTTTCGAGAAGACGTATGGGTCGATGGTGGTCAAGCGCA
The window above is part of the Planctomycetota bacterium genome. Proteins encoded here:
- a CDS encoding YHS domain-containing (seleno)protein — its product is MAIGCYDPVAYFTEREPMEGDFTVSSTHHGAQYWFVSEEHKAMFDANPDHYAPQYGGYCAFGAAIAKKFNGDPLVWAVIDDKLYLNINEYVAEKLNDDQAGFIEKADAKWPEIKNVPADEIE